From one Mycolicibacterium sp. HK-90 genomic stretch:
- a CDS encoding thioesterase family protein translates to MTDGAELTRADFPLHWPVLTRWTDNDMFGHLNNAVYYELFDTAINAWINTSCDVDPVNAPWLGVVAESGCRYFAELKFPDPLVVGLAVARLGNSSVTYRLGLFEPDGPVAAVGHWVHVYVDRTTRRPVPIPDVIRDLLQSICSPDATREQDRRG, encoded by the coding sequence ATGACCGACGGAGCTGAATTGACCCGCGCAGACTTTCCGCTGCACTGGCCGGTGCTGACCCGATGGACCGACAACGACATGTTCGGTCACCTGAACAACGCGGTGTACTACGAGCTGTTCGACACCGCGATCAACGCCTGGATCAACACCAGCTGCGACGTCGATCCGGTCAACGCTCCGTGGCTCGGAGTGGTCGCCGAGTCCGGTTGCCGCTATTTCGCGGAGCTGAAGTTCCCCGACCCGTTGGTCGTCGGCCTGGCGGTGGCCCGGTTGGGGAACAGCAGTGTCACCTACCGGCTCGGGTTGTTCGAGCCGGATGGCCCGGTGGCGGCGGTCGGCCATTGGGTTCATGTCTACGTGGACCGGACCACGCGCCGCCCGGTACCGATTCCCGACGTGATCCGCGATCTGCTGCAGTCGATATGCTCGCCGGATGCCACTCGTGAGCAAGACCGTCGAGGTTGA
- a CDS encoding SRPBCC family protein, which translates to MPLVSKTVEVDAPAEKIMAIVGDFEAYPQWNPEIKGCWILARYDDGRPSQLRLDVEIQGQSGVFINAVYYPAENQIYTVLQQGDHFTKQEQRFSVVPLGPDSTLLQVDLEVEVKLPVPAMMVKKLIGDTLDHLANALIGRVQQLSA; encoded by the coding sequence ATGCCACTCGTGAGCAAGACCGTCGAGGTTGATGCCCCTGCCGAGAAGATCATGGCGATCGTCGGTGATTTCGAGGCCTACCCACAGTGGAACCCCGAGATCAAGGGCTGCTGGATCTTGGCCCGATACGACGACGGCCGGCCCAGCCAGCTGCGGCTCGACGTCGAGATCCAGGGTCAGTCGGGCGTCTTCATCAACGCCGTCTACTACCCGGCGGAGAACCAGATCTACACCGTGCTCCAGCAGGGTGACCACTTCACCAAGCAAGAGCAGCGCTTCTCGGTGGTCCCCCTCGGGCCGGACAGCACCCTGCTTCAGGTCGATCTGGAAGTCGAGGTGAAGCTGCCGGTCCCGGCCATGATGGTCAAGAAGCTGATCGGCGACACCCTGGACCACCTGGCCAATGCCCTCATCGGCAGGGTTCAGCAGCTGTCCGCTTAG
- a CDS encoding GntR family transcriptional regulator: protein MGRREQLSDEVAAQLRAEIMTGVLRPGTFVRLDETAAALGVSITPVREALRTLRGEGMVQLEPNRGHVVVPLTRTDVEDIFWLQATIARELAATTTNRITEAGIDELEQLNAELAAAVEDQDPGAISSAEFAFHRAFNHASGRIKLAWFLLHVARYLPALIYSTDPKWGTEAVESHRSLIEALRRRDVTAAVELNANQFTDAAQRLIARLDRIGMWD, encoded by the coding sequence ATGGGACGGCGCGAGCAGCTCTCGGACGAGGTGGCCGCCCAGCTCCGAGCCGAGATCATGACCGGCGTACTCCGGCCCGGCACCTTCGTCCGCCTCGACGAGACCGCCGCGGCACTCGGGGTGAGCATCACGCCCGTGCGGGAGGCTCTGCGCACGCTGCGCGGCGAGGGGATGGTGCAGCTGGAGCCGAACCGCGGACATGTCGTGGTGCCCCTGACACGTACCGACGTCGAGGACATCTTCTGGCTGCAGGCCACCATCGCCAGGGAGCTCGCCGCCACCACCACCAACCGGATCACCGAGGCCGGGATCGACGAGCTCGAACAGCTCAACGCCGAACTCGCCGCCGCGGTCGAGGATCAGGACCCCGGGGCGATCTCGTCCGCCGAGTTCGCCTTCCACCGGGCCTTCAACCACGCCAGCGGCCGGATCAAACTGGCCTGGTTCCTGCTGCACGTCGCTCGCTACCTGCCCGCCCTGATCTATTCGACCGATCCGAAGTGGGGCACCGAAGCCGTGGAGAGTCACCGCTCGCTGATCGAGGCGCTGCGCCGGCGGGATGTCACGGCCGCGGTCGAGCTCAACGCGAACCAGTTCACCGACGCTGCCCAGCGGCTCATCGCGCGCCTCGACCGGATCGGGATGTGGGACTGA
- the fadD5 gene encoding fatty-acid--CoA ligase FadD5 — protein MFDQISTSCNYSNRWSADPLTAEPFPTEQPYLARRQNWANQLTRHALMQPDKTALRFLGRTITWGELDHRVTRLAGALSRRGVGFGDRVLILMLNRPEFIEAMLAANRLGAIAVPVNFRMTPPEVAFLVSDCDARVVVTEPVLAGVATAVRDLDATLSTVIVAGEGTEGPADDTVLGYEDLIAEEGQPAPPVDIPSDAPALIMYTSGTTGRPKGAVLTHNNLVGQGMTNLFTTGVDINNDVGFIGVPLFHIAGVAGNVNTGLTLGLPTVLYPLGAFDPGALLDVLEAEKVTAIFLVPAQWQAVCAEQKANPRDLCLRSLSWGAAPASDTLLRAMAETFPGSQILAAFGQTEMSPVTCMLLADDAIRKLGSVGKVIPTVSARIVDENMNDVAVGDVGEIVYRAPTLMAGYWNNPKATAEAFAGGWFHSGDLVRQDAEGYIWVVDRKKDMIISGGENIYCAEVENVLAGHPAITEVAVIGRHDEKWGEVPVAVVALAAQSAALNLGDLDGFLTDRLARYKHPKALEIVDALPRNPSGKVLKTELRERFGSPITAQ, from the coding sequence ATGTTTGATCAAATATCAACTTCGTGCAACTACTCGAACCGATGGAGCGCAGATCCGTTGACTGCCGAGCCGTTCCCCACTGAGCAGCCGTACCTGGCCCGTCGCCAGAACTGGGCCAACCAGCTGACCCGGCATGCCCTCATGCAGCCCGACAAGACCGCCCTGCGATTCCTCGGACGCACCATCACCTGGGGCGAGCTCGACCACCGGGTGACCCGCCTGGCCGGAGCGCTCAGCCGGCGCGGGGTCGGCTTCGGCGACCGGGTCCTGATCCTGATGCTGAACCGGCCCGAGTTCATCGAGGCGATGCTGGCCGCCAACCGGCTGGGCGCCATCGCAGTGCCGGTGAACTTCCGGATGACCCCGCCGGAGGTGGCCTTTCTGGTCAGCGACTGCGATGCCCGAGTAGTGGTGACCGAGCCCGTGCTCGCCGGAGTCGCCACCGCGGTACGCGATCTCGACGCGACGCTGTCGACGGTCATCGTGGCGGGCGAAGGCACCGAAGGCCCTGCCGATGACACAGTCCTGGGTTACGAGGATCTGATCGCCGAAGAAGGCCAGCCCGCGCCGCCGGTCGACATTCCCAGTGACGCGCCGGCCCTGATCATGTACACCTCGGGCACCACCGGCCGGCCCAAGGGGGCGGTGCTGACCCACAACAACCTGGTGGGCCAGGGCATGACCAACCTGTTCACCACCGGCGTCGACATCAACAACGACGTCGGCTTCATCGGTGTGCCGCTCTTCCACATCGCTGGCGTCGCGGGAAACGTGAACACCGGCTTGACGCTCGGCCTGCCGACCGTGCTCTATCCGCTCGGCGCGTTCGATCCGGGTGCCCTGCTCGACGTGCTGGAAGCGGAGAAGGTCACGGCGATCTTCCTCGTTCCCGCGCAGTGGCAGGCCGTTTGCGCCGAGCAGAAGGCCAATCCGCGGGACCTTTGCCTGCGGTCCCTGTCCTGGGGTGCCGCACCGGCATCGGACACGTTGCTGCGCGCGATGGCCGAAACCTTCCCGGGCAGCCAGATTCTCGCCGCGTTCGGCCAGACCGAAATGTCACCCGTCACCTGTATGTTGTTGGCGGACGACGCAATTCGCAAGCTGGGGTCGGTCGGGAAGGTGATCCCCACGGTGTCCGCCCGCATCGTCGACGAGAACATGAACGACGTGGCGGTCGGGGACGTCGGTGAGATCGTCTACCGCGCGCCAACTTTGATGGCCGGTTACTGGAACAATCCCAAGGCCACCGCCGAAGCGTTCGCTGGCGGCTGGTTTCACTCCGGTGATCTGGTTCGCCAGGACGCCGAAGGCTACATCTGGGTCGTCGACCGCAAGAAGGACATGATCATCTCCGGCGGGGAGAACATCTACTGCGCCGAGGTGGAGAACGTCCTGGCCGGACACCCGGCCATCACGGAAGTCGCGGTGATCGGCCGGCACGACGAGAAATGGGGCGAGGTCCCGGTTGCCGTCGTCGCCTTGGCGGCTCAGTCGGCTGCCCTGAATCTCGGTGATCTCGATGGCTTCCTCACCGACCGGCTGGCCCGCTACAAGCACCCGAAGGCGCTCGAAATCGTTGACGCCCTGCCGCGCAATCCCTCGGGCAAGGTGCTCAAAACCGAACTCAGGGAACGTTTCGGTTCCCCGATCACGGCTCAGTAG
- a CDS encoding ABC transporter permease, which yields MTAPADGLVGYVRGQLEKPLAMVGGFFKMSVLTGKAFLTRPFQWKEFVLQSWFLIRVAFLPTLAVSIPLTVLIIFTLNILLAEFGAADVSGAGAALGAVTQLGPLVTVLVVAGAGSTAICADLGARTVREEIDALEVLGIDPIERLVVPRVVASTFVAFMLNGAVITIGLVGGFFFGVYIQNVSAGAYVSTLTLLTGFPEVMISVVKATLFGLIAGLVGCYRGLTVAGGSKGVGTAVNETLVLCVVALFAVNVVLTTIGVRFGTGG from the coding sequence GTGACGGCGCCCGCCGACGGGCTCGTCGGCTACGTACGTGGTCAATTGGAGAAGCCGCTGGCCATGGTCGGTGGCTTCTTCAAGATGAGTGTGCTCACTGGAAAGGCCTTTCTGACACGGCCTTTCCAGTGGAAAGAGTTCGTGCTGCAGAGCTGGTTCCTGATTCGGGTGGCGTTCCTGCCCACGCTCGCAGTGTCGATCCCGTTGACCGTGCTCATCATCTTCACGCTCAACATCCTGTTGGCGGAGTTCGGCGCGGCTGACGTATCGGGCGCCGGTGCGGCGCTGGGTGCCGTCACTCAGCTGGGCCCGCTGGTCACCGTGCTCGTGGTGGCCGGCGCCGGCTCGACCGCGATTTGCGCGGACCTGGGTGCGCGCACGGTGCGTGAGGAGATCGACGCGCTCGAGGTGCTCGGTATCGATCCGATCGAGCGGCTGGTCGTTCCCCGCGTGGTCGCCTCCACGTTCGTGGCCTTCATGCTCAACGGTGCGGTGATCACCATCGGTCTGGTCGGTGGCTTCTTCTTCGGCGTCTATATCCAGAACGTCTCCGCGGGCGCCTACGTGTCCACGCTGACGCTGCTCACCGGATTCCCCGAGGTGATGATCTCCGTCGTCAAGGCCACGCTGTTCGGCCTGATCGCCGGGCTCGTCGGCTGCTATCGCGGCCTGACGGTGGCCGGTGGTTCAAAGGGTGTGGGCACCGCGGTGAACGAGACCCTGGTGTTGTGCGTGGTGGCGTTGTTCGCAGTCAACGTCGTGCTCACCACGATCGGCGTGCGATTCGGAACAGGGGGTTGA
- a CDS encoding ABC transporter permease: protein MSTTTVLRSRFPRAFSRTSEFAGAPGRLLDSMGHVAWFVVQAIGSIPHAFRHYRREALRLVAEIGMGTGAMAVIGGTVAIIGFVTLSAGSLIAIQGFASLGNIGVEAFTGFFAALANIRVVAPVVTGQALAATVGAGATAELGAMRISEEVDALEVMGIRSISYLVSTRIIAGSIVIIPLYAMAILLSFLSAQFVTTIFYSQSVGTYEHYFHTFLRVDDVMWSFLEVIIMSIVVMLNHCYFGYYASGGAVGVGEAVGRSMRTSLIAIVLVVLLASLALYGTDPNFNLTV from the coding sequence ATGAGTACTACAACAGTCCTTCGCTCCCGGTTCCCCCGGGCGTTCTCGCGTACCTCGGAGTTCGCGGGCGCACCGGGTCGGCTGCTCGACAGCATGGGCCACGTCGCGTGGTTCGTCGTCCAGGCCATCGGCTCCATTCCGCATGCGTTCCGGCATTACCGTCGTGAGGCGCTCCGGCTGGTCGCCGAGATCGGTATGGGCACCGGCGCCATGGCCGTCATCGGCGGCACCGTGGCCATCATCGGCTTCGTCACGCTCTCGGCGGGCTCGCTGATCGCGATCCAGGGTTTCGCCTCCCTGGGCAACATCGGCGTCGAGGCATTTACCGGCTTCTTCGCAGCTTTGGCAAACATCCGCGTCGTTGCTCCGGTCGTCACCGGCCAGGCCTTGGCCGCCACGGTCGGCGCCGGCGCCACCGCCGAACTCGGCGCCATGCGCATCAGTGAAGAGGTCGACGCGCTGGAAGTGATGGGCATCCGGTCGATTTCGTACCTGGTGTCCACCCGGATCATCGCCGGCTCGATCGTCATCATCCCGCTGTACGCGATGGCGATCCTGCTGTCGTTCCTGTCGGCGCAGTTCGTCACGACGATCTTCTACTCGCAGTCGGTCGGTACGTATGAGCACTACTTCCATACGTTCCTACGCGTCGACGACGTGATGTGGTCCTTCCTCGAGGTCATCATCATGTCGATCGTGGTCATGTTGAACCACTGCTACTTCGGCTATTACGCCAGTGGCGGTGCTGTCGGTGTGGGTGAGGCCGTGGGGAGGTCGATGCGAACCTCGTTGATCGCAATCGTGTTGGTGGTCCTGTTGGCATCGTTGGCGCTGTACGGCACCGACCCCAACTTCAACCTCACGGTGTAG
- a CDS encoding MCE family protein: protein MTQPAVPQAPLNKPKVPPYKLAGLVLALVTLVVLSLTWMQFRGSFEEKTQLTVLSGRAGLSMDPGSKVTFNGVPIGRLASVDVVTVDDNPEAKLTLDVEPQYLKLIPENVTAELRATTVFGNKYISFLSPENPSAQRLSPSTAIRAQGVTTEFNTLFETITAISEQIDPIKLNQTLTATAQALDGLGDKFGESIVNGNTILTDLNGRMPEIRRDIAGLADLGEVYANAGPDLFDGLTNAVTTARTLNEQRGNLDQALVAAVGFGNTGGDIFERGGPYLVRGAQDLLPTSALLDKYSPALFCTIRNYHDAGPKLAGALGGNGYSLQTHSLVVGVGNTYVYPDNLPRVNAKGGPEGRPGCWQPVTRDLWPMPYLVMDTGASIAPYNHLEMGQPLVTEYVWGRQVGENTINP from the coding sequence ATGACCCAGCCTGCAGTGCCTCAAGCACCCTTGAACAAGCCGAAGGTCCCGCCGTACAAGCTGGCCGGATTGGTTCTCGCGCTCGTCACGCTGGTGGTCCTGTCCCTGACCTGGATGCAGTTCCGCGGCTCGTTCGAGGAGAAGACGCAGCTGACCGTGCTCTCCGGTCGGGCCGGTCTGTCGATGGACCCGGGTTCGAAGGTCACGTTCAACGGCGTCCCGATCGGCCGGCTTGCCTCGGTCGACGTGGTCACCGTCGACGACAACCCCGAAGCCAAGCTGACGCTCGACGTGGAGCCTCAGTACCTGAAGCTGATTCCGGAGAACGTGACCGCCGAGCTGCGGGCCACCACGGTGTTCGGCAACAAGTACATCTCGTTCCTGTCGCCGGAAAATCCGTCGGCGCAACGGTTGTCGCCCTCGACCGCGATTCGCGCGCAGGGTGTGACGACGGAGTTCAACACGCTGTTCGAGACGATCACGGCGATCTCCGAGCAGATCGACCCGATCAAGCTGAACCAGACGCTCACGGCCACCGCACAGGCGCTCGACGGCCTGGGTGACAAGTTCGGTGAATCGATTGTCAACGGCAACACCATCCTGACCGACCTGAACGGCCGCATGCCCGAGATCCGCCGCGACATCGCGGGGTTGGCCGATCTGGGTGAGGTTTACGCGAACGCGGGCCCGGATCTGTTCGACGGGCTGACCAACGCCGTCACCACGGCCCGCACCCTCAACGAACAGCGCGGCAACCTGGACCAGGCGCTGGTGGCCGCGGTCGGCTTCGGCAACACCGGTGGCGACATCTTCGAACGCGGCGGCCCCTACCTGGTCCGTGGCGCCCAGGATCTGCTGCCGACCTCGGCCCTGCTGGACAAGTACAGCCCGGCGCTGTTCTGCACCATCCGCAACTACCACGATGCCGGCCCGAAACTGGCTGGGGCGCTTGGCGGTAACGGCTACTCGCTGCAGACGCATTCATTGGTGGTCGGCGTCGGCAACACGTACGTCTACCCCGACAACCTGCCGCGGGTGAACGCCAAGGGTGGGCCCGAGGGCCGGCCCGGCTGCTGGCAGCCGGTCACCAGGGACCTGTGGCCGATGCCGTATCTGGTGATGGACACCGGTGCCTCGATCGCGCCGTACAACCACCTCGAAATGGGCCAACCGCTCGTGACTGAGTACGTCTGGGGTCGCCAAGTGGGGGAGAACACGATCAACCCATGA
- a CDS encoding MCE family protein, with protein sequence MSIKGTLIKLGIFSLVLLTFTGIIFVVFGQIRFNRTSEYSAIFNNVSGLRTGQFVRASGVEVGKVSGVKLINGGQQAEVTFNVEKSLPLFDQTTAAIRYQDLIGNRYLELKRGDSNTKIAPGSTIPLERTEPALDLDALVGGFRPLFQSLSPEKVNTISKSIITIFQGQGGTINDILDQTAQLTQSIADRDQAIGEVIRNLNIVLDTTVAHQQQFDDTLKNFETLITGLKNRADPIGSSVADISNAAGSLADLLSDNRPLLKDTVGYLEVIQQPLIDQKQQLNQILIDFPQALKIIGRAGGIYGDFFNFYACDLSLKLNGLQPGGPVRTVRLASQPSGRCTPR encoded by the coding sequence ATGAGCATCAAGGGCACGCTTATCAAGCTCGGCATCTTCTCACTGGTGCTGCTTACCTTCACGGGGATCATCTTCGTGGTCTTCGGCCAGATCCGGTTCAACCGGACCTCCGAGTACTCGGCGATCTTCAACAACGTCAGCGGCTTGCGCACCGGGCAGTTCGTCCGGGCCTCCGGTGTGGAGGTCGGCAAGGTCTCGGGCGTCAAGCTGATCAACGGTGGCCAGCAGGCCGAGGTCACCTTCAACGTCGAGAAGTCGCTGCCGTTGTTCGACCAGACCACGGCGGCGATCCGCTACCAGGACCTGATCGGCAACCGCTACCTCGAGCTCAAGCGCGGGGACAGCAACACCAAGATCGCGCCCGGCAGCACCATTCCGCTGGAACGCACCGAGCCCGCGCTCGACCTCGACGCACTGGTGGGCGGCTTCCGGCCGCTGTTCCAGTCCCTGAGCCCGGAGAAGGTCAACACCATCTCCAAGTCGATCATCACGATCTTCCAGGGGCAGGGCGGCACCATCAACGACATCCTGGACCAGACCGCGCAGCTCACCCAGAGCATCGCCGACCGGGACCAGGCGATCGGCGAGGTGATCCGGAATCTCAACATCGTCCTGGACACCACCGTCGCGCATCAGCAGCAGTTCGACGACACCCTCAAGAACTTCGAGACGCTGATCACCGGGCTGAAGAACCGTGCCGATCCGATCGGGTCCTCGGTGGCCGACATCAGCAACGCGGCCGGCTCGCTGGCCGACCTGCTGAGCGACAACCGGCCGCTGCTCAAGGACACCGTGGGCTACCTCGAGGTCATCCAGCAGCCGCTGATCGACCAGAAGCAGCAGCTCAACCAGATTCTCATCGACTTCCCGCAAGCGTTGAAGATCATCGGCCGTGCCGGTGGCATCTACGGTGACTTCTTCAACTTCTATGCCTGCGACCTCTCGTTGAAGCTCAACGGGTTGCAGCCGGGCGGTCCCGTCCGAACCGTCAGACTCGCTTCCCAACCGTCGGGTAGGTGCACGCCGCGATGA
- a CDS encoding virulence factor Mce family protein, protein MRTLQGSDRFRKGLMGVIVVALVIGVGSTLTSVPMLFAVPTYYGQFADTGGLNTGDKVRIAGMDVGTVRSMDINGDKVEIGFTLGGKTIGTESRAAIRTDTILGRKNIEIQPRGSRTLEPRGMLPLGQTTTPYQIYDAFLDVTRNASGWDTKSVKDSLNVLSETVDQTSPHLSAALDGVAKFSETIGKRDEDVKKLLANANKVATVLGDRSTQVNQLLVNAQTLLAAVNERGQAVSMLLERVSSVSHQVEGLINDNPNLNRVLEQLRTVSDLLVERKQDLADTLTVAGKFITSLAEALASGPYFKVMLVNLIPPQILQPFVDAAFKKRGIDPEEFWRNAGLPSFRFPDPNGQRHENGAPPAAPTPLEGTPEHPGPAVPPGSPCSYTPTAAGIPSPGNPLPCAGATQGPFGPVPGGFGPPDVATSAPNPDGIAHSPGVPSAAIPGQMPPDQPGAPVELAPGPPGARTVPIAPLPVAPGPLPGYAPHPAPVNAPPAPPGPGPDAGPAGTPPLPGNPPFLPPGSQG, encoded by the coding sequence ATGAGGACACTGCAAGGCTCCGACCGCTTCCGCAAAGGCCTGATGGGCGTCATCGTGGTGGCGCTCGTCATCGGCGTCGGCTCGACGCTGACGAGCGTGCCGATGCTGTTCGCCGTCCCCACCTACTACGGCCAGTTCGCCGATACCGGTGGCCTGAACACGGGCGACAAGGTACGCATCGCCGGCATGGATGTCGGCACCGTCAGGAGCATGGACATCAACGGCGACAAGGTCGAGATCGGCTTCACCCTCGGTGGGAAGACGATCGGGACCGAGAGCCGGGCGGCGATCCGCACCGACACGATCCTGGGTCGCAAGAACATCGAGATCCAGCCGCGCGGTAGCCGGACGCTGGAACCGCGCGGGATGCTGCCGCTGGGCCAGACGACGACGCCGTACCAGATCTACGACGCCTTCCTGGACGTCACGCGCAACGCGTCGGGCTGGGACACCAAATCGGTCAAGGACTCGCTGAACGTCCTGTCCGAGACCGTCGATCAGACCTCGCCGCACCTCAGTGCCGCGCTGGACGGCGTGGCCAAGTTCTCCGAGACGATCGGCAAGCGCGACGAGGACGTCAAGAAGCTGCTGGCCAACGCCAACAAGGTGGCCACGGTGCTCGGTGACCGCAGCACTCAGGTCAACCAGCTGCTGGTGAACGCCCAGACCCTGCTGGCGGCAGTCAACGAGCGCGGCCAGGCCGTCAGCATGCTGCTGGAGCGGGTGTCGTCGGTGTCGCATCAGGTCGAGGGTCTGATCAACGACAACCCGAACCTGAACCGCGTGCTGGAGCAGCTCCGTACGGTCAGCGATCTGCTGGTCGAGCGCAAGCAGGACCTGGCCGACACGCTCACGGTGGCCGGCAAGTTCATCACCTCGCTGGCCGAGGCGCTGGCGTCGGGCCCGTACTTCAAGGTGATGCTGGTCAACCTGATCCCGCCGCAGATCTTGCAGCCGTTCGTCGACGCCGCGTTCAAGAAGCGCGGAATCGACCCCGAGGAGTTCTGGCGCAACGCCGGGCTGCCCTCGTTCCGCTTCCCCGATCCCAACGGCCAGCGCCACGAGAACGGCGCTCCGCCTGCGGCCCCGACGCCGCTGGAGGGCACCCCGGAGCATCCGGGACCTGCCGTCCCGCCGGGATCGCCGTGCTCGTACACGCCGACGGCAGCCGGTATCCCGTCGCCGGGTAACCCGCTTCCGTGCGCGGGGGCCACCCAGGGCCCGTTCGGTCCGGTGCCCGGTGGCTTCGGCCCGCCCGACGTGGCGACCTCGGCGCCCAACCCCGACGGCATCGCGCATTCGCCGGGTGTGCCCAGTGCGGCCATCCCCGGTCAGATGCCTCCGGATCAGCCGGGCGCGCCGGTCGAACTGGCGCCCGGTCCGCCCGGGGCCCGCACCGTTCCGATCGCCCCGCTGCCGGTGGCGCCGGGTCCCCTGCCGGGTTACGCACCGCACCCGGCGCCGGTGAACGCACCCCCGGCACCGCCGGGGCCGGGGCCGGATGCCGGGCCGGCGGGTACACCGCCGCTTCCGGGTAATCCACCGTTCCTTCCGCCCGGGTCGCAGGGATAG
- a CDS encoding virulence factor Mce family protein has product MSTVFNVRNIKLPKASRAAVIVGALAVVAALVLGYFGMNLYKKLTNTTITAYFPQVLALYPGDKVLIMGVRVGAIDSIETDGDKMKVVFHVNNKYKVPENATASVLNPSLVASRVIQLSPPFTGGPQMKNNAVIPLENTQIPVEYDDLRNQITRLLADLGPTAAQPKGPFGDIIDSFADGFQGKGEQLNRTLNGLSEALTTLNQGRGDFFQIVKSLALFVNALHKSDQQFVALNNDLAQFTNSFTNTDQELATALQDLNRVLKTTREFLDENGGVLAHDVNNLSEATTAILQPEPRNGLETGLHAYPNLAANVLNIVSPTQGGIVGLPVLPGLTNFSNPLQFICSSIQAGSRLGYQDSAELCAQYLAPILDAIKFNYLPFGQNLANTAMTLPKQISYSESRLHPPGGYKDTTVPGIWSRDTLFSHGNHEPGWTVAPGMQGVQVQPATQQMLTPESLAELMGGPDIVAPPAPPAFGAPPGGNLPGPPNSYDESNPLPPPWYPQPGPPPAPAPGVIPGDPMSAPAPAAPAPAPAPAGPALPAEVGGQP; this is encoded by the coding sequence ATGTCTACCGTATTCAACGTTCGAAACATCAAGTTGCCCAAGGCTTCCCGGGCAGCCGTCATCGTCGGTGCGCTGGCGGTGGTGGCGGCCCTGGTGCTGGGTTACTTCGGCATGAACCTGTACAAGAAGCTGACCAACACCACGATCACCGCGTACTTCCCGCAGGTGCTCGCGCTGTATCCCGGGGACAAGGTCCTCATCATGGGCGTCCGGGTCGGTGCGATCGACAGCATCGAGACCGACGGCGACAAGATGAAGGTCGTCTTCCACGTCAACAACAAGTACAAGGTGCCGGAGAACGCCACGGCGTCCGTGCTGAACCCGAGCCTGGTGGCCTCCCGTGTCATTCAGCTGTCCCCGCCCTTCACCGGCGGGCCGCAGATGAAGAACAACGCGGTGATCCCGCTCGAGAACACCCAGATCCCGGTCGAGTACGACGATCTGCGCAACCAGATCACGCGCCTGCTGGCCGATCTGGGCCCGACGGCCGCGCAGCCCAAGGGTCCGTTCGGCGACATCATCGACTCGTTCGCCGACGGTTTCCAGGGCAAGGGCGAGCAGCTCAACCGCACCCTCAACGGGTTGTCGGAGGCGCTGACCACGCTGAACCAGGGCCGTGGTGACTTCTTCCAGATAGTCAAGAGCCTGGCGTTGTTCGTCAACGCCCTGCACAAGAGCGATCAGCAGTTCGTCGCGCTGAACAACGATCTGGCGCAGTTCACCAATTCGTTCACCAACACCGATCAGGAGTTGGCAACGGCGCTGCAGGATCTCAACCGGGTGCTCAAGACCACCCGTGAGTTCCTGGACGAGAACGGCGGCGTGCTCGCGCACGACGTGAACAACTTGTCGGAGGCGACGACGGCGATCCTGCAGCCCGAGCCGCGCAACGGCCTGGAGACGGGTCTGCACGCCTACCCGAACCTGGCCGCCAACGTGCTGAACATCGTCTCGCCCACCCAGGGTGGCATCGTGGGTCTGCCGGTCCTGCCGGGTCTGACGAACTTCTCCAACCCGCTGCAGTTCATCTGCAGTTCGATTCAGGCGGGCAGCCGGTTGGGGTACCAGGATTCGGCCGAGCTGTGTGCGCAGTACCTGGCGCCGATCCTGGACGCGATCAAGTTCAACTACCTGCCGTTCGGTCAGAACCTGGCCAACACCGCGATGACGCTGCCGAAGCAGATCTCGTACTCGGAATCGCGCCTGCATCCGCCGGGCGGTTACAAGGACACGACTGTTCCCGGCATCTGGTCGCGCGACACCTTGTTCTCGCACGGCAACCACGAGCCGGGCTGGACGGTGGCTCCGGGGATGCAGGGCGTCCAGGTGCAGCCGGCCACGCAGCAGATGCTGACGCCGGAGTCGTTGGCCGAGTTGATGGGTGGCCCGGACATCGTCGCCCCGCCGGCCCCGCCGGCGTTCGGCGCGCCTCCGGGTGGCAACCTGCCCGGCCCGCCGAACTCGTACGACGAGTCCAACCCGTTGCCGCCGCCGTGGTACCCGCAGCCGGGTCCCCCGCCGGCACCGGCGCCCGGTGTGATCCCGGGTGACCCGATGTCCGCTCCCGCACCGGCCGCACCCGCGCCGGCTCCGGCTCCGGCCGGGCCCGCGTTGCCGGCCGAGGTCGGAGGGCAGCCGTGA